From one Streptomyces sp. SCSIO 30461 genomic stretch:
- a CDS encoding FtsX-like permease family protein, whose amino-acid sequence MSALGKVVRSGVGRRRVQTLVIGLATMMAVAASVLGGSLLVVSGAPFDDAFAQQHGAHLSVQFDADKVSAGQLSRSKDAEGVSDAAGPFRTVTVTPQSDGAGPGWPMTVVGRGNPGRNVDEVALLDGRWPTRSGEIVLSADSSLFPTLGMKITFPELSGGPTLTVVGVARSVTQTADAWVVPSQMPALTAPGSGGYQMLYRFTDAGTVAQITAGGKAVTKTLPPGTAVGEQSWLTVKETAERDTAVYVPFLIAFGALGLVMSVLIVGNVVASAVGTGTRRIGILKAVGFTPFQVVRAYVGQALIPAAVGTALGVLAGHLLAVPVLAETEEVYGTSSLAITPWVDLAVIAGVLGLVAATACASAWRAGRLRTVDALAVGCSASAGLGRWAARLAGRLPLPQPVALGLARPFARPARALAMGTVILFGAIAVTFTVGMGASLGQVMKARAHDAADVVVPAPLPDFGPQGAGPEKQPEADPAAVAAAIEAAAGTGKYYSAATVRATVSGLTGTIDVNAFTGDASWGGYTMVSGRWIDRPGEAVVPTPFLAATGTRIGDTVTLNGLAEPVMVRIVGEVLDPRNDGMQVFTDASTLTAAHPDLTETSHHIAVTSGTDVSAYVDTLNKDLAPLGVTARAGGLDAGSDMVVTLNALSAILTLMLVAVAALGVLNGVLLDTRERVREIGVHKALGMTPRQTIAMVLTSVVVTGLVAGTLGVPLGVALHGWVIPAMGDSVGLRLPGSVIAVYHGAELFPLALGGLLIATLGALLPAGWAARARTAAALRTE is encoded by the coding sequence ATGAGCGCACTCGGCAAGGTGGTGCGCTCGGGGGTGGGACGACGCCGGGTGCAGACGCTGGTGATCGGGCTCGCCACGATGATGGCGGTGGCCGCCTCCGTCCTCGGCGGATCGCTGCTCGTGGTTTCCGGCGCGCCCTTCGACGACGCATTCGCCCAGCAGCACGGCGCGCATCTGTCCGTGCAGTTCGACGCGGACAAGGTGAGCGCCGGGCAGCTGTCGAGATCCAAGGACGCCGAAGGGGTGAGTGATGCGGCCGGGCCGTTCCGTACGGTGACGGTCACCCCGCAGTCGGACGGGGCGGGCCCCGGGTGGCCGATGACCGTGGTTGGCCGGGGCAATCCCGGCCGGAATGTGGACGAGGTGGCGCTGCTCGACGGGCGGTGGCCCACGCGCTCCGGCGAGATCGTGCTGTCCGCCGACTCCTCGCTCTTCCCGACCCTGGGGATGAAGATCACTTTCCCCGAGCTGTCCGGCGGTCCGACACTGACGGTGGTCGGTGTGGCCCGCTCGGTCACGCAGACCGCTGACGCCTGGGTGGTTCCGTCCCAGATGCCGGCGCTCACCGCGCCCGGTAGCGGCGGCTACCAGATGCTCTACCGCTTCACCGACGCGGGCACCGTCGCTCAGATCACCGCGGGCGGCAAGGCAGTGACTAAAACCCTGCCGCCAGGAACGGCCGTCGGTGAACAGTCATGGCTCACCGTCAAGGAGACCGCCGAGCGCGACACCGCCGTCTACGTCCCGTTCCTCATCGCGTTCGGCGCTCTGGGCCTGGTCATGTCGGTGCTCATCGTCGGCAACGTCGTCGCCTCGGCCGTCGGCACGGGAACGCGCCGCATCGGCATCCTCAAGGCCGTCGGCTTCACCCCGTTCCAGGTCGTGCGGGCCTACGTGGGCCAGGCGCTGATCCCGGCCGCCGTCGGCACGGCTCTCGGTGTCCTCGCCGGTCACCTGCTCGCCGTCCCCGTACTGGCCGAGACCGAGGAGGTCTACGGCACCTCCTCCCTTGCCATCACCCCCTGGGTCGACCTGGCGGTGATCGCCGGGGTGCTCGGCCTGGTGGCGGCGACCGCGTGCGCGAGTGCCTGGCGGGCCGGGCGGCTGCGTACGGTCGATGCGCTCGCCGTCGGGTGTTCCGCTTCGGCGGGGCTCGGCCGGTGGGCGGCCCGCTTGGCCGGACGCCTGCCGTTGCCGCAGCCGGTCGCCCTGGGCCTGGCCCGGCCCTTCGCTCGGCCCGCCCGCGCGCTGGCCATGGGCACCGTCATCCTGTTCGGCGCCATCGCCGTTACGTTCACCGTGGGGATGGGCGCCTCGCTCGGCCAGGTGATGAAAGCCAGGGCCCACGACGCGGCCGATGTCGTCGTGCCCGCGCCCTTGCCGGACTTCGGCCCTCAAGGCGCTGGCCCCGAGAAGCAGCCCGAGGCCGATCCCGCTGCGGTCGCCGCGGCCATCGAGGCCGCCGCCGGGACCGGGAAGTACTACAGTGCCGCGACGGTACGGGCGACCGTGTCCGGCCTGACCGGCACCATCGACGTGAACGCCTTCACCGGCGACGCCTCCTGGGGCGGCTACACGATGGTCTCGGGCCGCTGGATCGACAGGCCCGGCGAGGCCGTGGTCCCGACCCCCTTCCTGGCCGCCACCGGCACCCGCATCGGCGACACCGTCACCCTGAACGGCCTGGCCGAGCCGGTCATGGTCCGGATCGTCGGCGAGGTCCTCGACCCCCGCAACGACGGCATGCAGGTCTTCACCGACGCCTCGACCCTCACGGCCGCACATCCCGACCTGACGGAGACGAGCCATCACATCGCGGTCACATCAGGCACCGATGTCTCCGCCTACGTCGACACTCTGAACAAGGATCTGGCACCGCTGGGTGTCACCGCCCGAGCCGGCGGGCTCGACGCCGGGAGCGACATGGTCGTCACGCTCAACGCGCTGTCCGCGATCCTCACGCTGATGCTCGTCGCCGTCGCCGCGCTCGGCGTACTCAACGGCGTGCTGCTCGACACCCGCGAGCGCGTCCGGGAGATCGGTGTCCACAAGGCGCTCGGCATGACCCCCCGGCAGACCATCGCGATGGTCCTCACCTCGGTCGTCGTGACCGGACTGGTCGCCGGCACTCTGGGCGTGCCGCTGGGTGTGGCCCTGCACGGCTGGGTCATCCCCGCGATGGGCGACAGCGTGGGGCTCCGCCTTCCCGGTTCCGTCATCGCCGTCTACCACGGAGCTGAACTGTTCCCGCTCGCACTCGGCGGCCTGCTCATCGCCACCCTGGGCGCGCTCCTGCCCGCCGGCTGGGCCGCCAGGGCTCGAACCGCCGCGGCCCTGCGCACCGAATAG
- a CDS encoding ABC transporter ATP-binding protein, giving the protein MTVPVIELREVSRRYDDGPPALHDASLTVQSGEAVAILGPSGSGKSTLLNLIAGLDRPDTGTVTVDGVRVDQLREAGSALYRRSKIGLVFQFFNLLDDLTVTDNVVLPARLAGMARGEADRRTAELLELLGIDRHARSYPGRLSGGERQRVAVARALMNRPALLLADEPTGALDTAAGQDVSKLLADLNAEGQTIVVVTHDLALARSCTNHTVRITDGRITEDVRSRAAAPEAVR; this is encoded by the coding sequence ATGACCGTGCCGGTGATCGAACTGCGCGAGGTGAGCCGACGATACGACGACGGCCCGCCCGCCCTGCACGACGCGTCACTGACCGTGCAGTCCGGCGAGGCCGTCGCGATCCTCGGCCCTTCCGGCAGCGGCAAGTCCACGCTGCTCAATCTGATCGCGGGCCTGGACCGGCCCGATACGGGAACCGTCACCGTGGACGGGGTGCGGGTGGACCAGCTGCGCGAAGCCGGATCGGCGCTCTACCGGCGGTCGAAGATCGGCCTGGTCTTCCAGTTCTTCAATCTGCTCGACGATCTGACCGTCACCGACAACGTCGTCCTGCCCGCGCGCCTCGCCGGTATGGCACGTGGCGAGGCAGACCGCCGGACGGCGGAACTCCTGGAACTGCTGGGCATCGACCGGCACGCCCGCTCCTATCCGGGGCGACTGTCCGGCGGCGAGCGGCAGCGCGTCGCGGTGGCCCGGGCGTTGATGAACCGGCCGGCGCTTCTCCTGGCCGACGAGCCGACCGGGGCCTTGGACACGGCTGCAGGACAGGACGTCAGCAAGCTGCTCGCCGACCTCAATGCCGAGGGCCAGACCATCGTCGTGGTCACCCACGACCTGGCCCTGGCCCGGTCCTGCACGAACCATACGGTCCGGATCACCGACGGCCGGATCACCGAAGACGTCCGGTCGCGGGCCGCCGCCCCCGAGGCCGTCCGATGA